In Gossypium arboreum isolate Shixiya-1 chromosome 5, ASM2569848v2, whole genome shotgun sequence, a single genomic region encodes these proteins:
- the LOC108487199 gene encoding U-box domain-containing protein 44-like, which translates to MTSPSYSAAAAAESIHRSLAELSSSSSSDSFDNSRRFTAFASRLHLLLNHHYFLNSDSLSPALQTGLKGIASDLSKAVLTVSVYRKRSKIFVLINCKSLSTSLQQHSSAIASWLALIESSLSDDLPDLRKKTSDLSRDMKLSHFAVTENEERLHRTLQKEGEGRQTSKAVQSAIIMDLARCLGIDSCNYEELINQVKLFKTDLANSNSVSERRILVSLEKILGSWSAVPGMLTLKVDRDFEEDAHILPFKNFLCPLTKEVMKEPVVLESSQTYERSAIEYWFERCLEDGRDPTCPVTGEVLKSLELKPNIGLAGAIEEWVNRNVEIEVKCAVEQLSKESMEAEGVERVLDVVYKISEEHPSNWFRVRNAGLVVMIVNLLRNSSKSIGTVLRSKALMALLSMAKDEESKKIMLEEGITRFAIHSLIGSSEKEREYAVKLLLEFSSDEACCTRIASEKGALVLLSSMAGNLEHPALANVAEQVLTRIEVAEDSVQNLAAAGRFEPLLSRLRGGPDDIKIEMASIIGRMTLTNNSKEQIAQQCAQTLVELLSKPEGRTPSLLALNNLSGLDDNATILVESAVLPALVSILLQNQGALQEWKEFAASIIANIVSKPGHWELASIDNKGNSMQSESVVFSLVVLLLVTSPQCQASILRILYGMASSPQAAESVAMHIKSSEDGINTIFHFLEYPDVEHRIYAFKLTRILTERFAQDLAHEVKHSGKLLLFKEKLLDNQSTESEKSDAACVLANLPLSEDEVKTVLEASFVKWIVMNLKKQQCISNGRTSQPTSSMEEGLLGLLLHFTRSLDQETISVVKEHQLMTIFCEQLSFPAKPRVKQLAAVGLMNLSEAGRMLAAPDSEPPAPKGFCASLIFMCRRASPEPSNCPIHNAPCEYNSQLCLLKSNCIRPLVDLLHDEDANVQIAAIEALSTLVLDTSRGYKRAVDELEKQDVIAAVIELFTEIRPGVLQERALWMIERALRVDSPAHRHSLNQSLVRALVEALKHGTANAKRHAQDALTNLKEISGVSAKASSQSRPQR; encoded by the exons ATGACATCACCATCCTATTCGGCTGCCGCTGCGGCGGAGTCCATCCACCGTTCCCTCGCAGAACTCTCTTCCTCTTCCTCCTCTGATTCCTTCGACAACTCCCGCCGCTTCACTGCCTTCGCTTCCCGACTCCACCTCCTTCTCAACCACCACTACTTCCTCAACTCCGACTCTCTCTCCCCGGCTCTACAGACGGGTCTAAAAGGAATCGCCTCTGATCTTTCCAAAGCCGTCCTTACGGTGTCGGTTTACCGTAAACGAAGCAAGATCTTCGTCCTTATCAACTGCAAATCTCTTTCTACTTCTCTCCAACAACACTCCTCCGCCATCGCTTCCTGGCTCGCCTTGATCGAGTCTTCTCTCTCCGATGATCTCCCCGATCTCCGCAAGAAAACCTCTGATCTCTCTCGTGACATGAAACTATCTCATTTCGCC gTTACCGAAAATGAGGAAAGACTACACCGTACCCTACAAAAGGAGGGAGAAGGAAGGCAAACTAGCAAAGCAGTTCAAAGCGCCATAATAATGGATTTAGCGAGATGTTTAGGAATAGATTCATGTAATTACGAGGAGTTAATTAATCAAGTTAAGTTGTTTAAAACGGATTTAGCAAACTCAAATTCCGTTTCCGAAAGACGGATTTTAGTTTCCTTAGAAAAGATTTTAGGCAGCTGGTCAGCAGTTCCCGGAATGTTAACTTTAAAGGTTGACCGTGATTTTGAAGAAGACGCTCACATTTTACCGTTTAAGAATTTTTTGTGTCCGTTAACTAAGGAAGTGATGAAAGAACCTGTTGTGTTAGAGTCATCTCAGACTTATGAGAGAAGCGCAATTGAGTATTGGTTCGAGAGGTGTTTGGAGGATGGAAGGGACCCGACTTGTCCGGTAACGGGTGAGGTTTTGAAGTCGTTGGAGTTGAAACCGAATATTGGTTTGGCGGGTGCTATTGAGGAATGGGTTAATAGGAATGTTGAGATTGAGGTGAAGTGCGCGGTGGAGCAGCTAAGTAAGGAGAGTATGGAGGCAGAGGGTGTTGAAAGGGTGTTGGATGTGGTTTATAAGATATCTGAGGAGCATCCTTCGAATTGGTTTCGAGTTAGAAATGCTGGGCTTGTGGTGATGATTGTTAATTTGCTAAGGAATTCTTCAAAGAGTATTGGAACTGTTTTGAGAAGTAAAGCTCTAATGGCTTTGCTTAGCATGGCTAAGGATGAAGAAAGCAAG AAAATAATGCTTGAAGAGGGCATCACTAGGTTCGCCATACATAGTCTGATTGGAAGCTCAGAGAAAGAGAGGGAGTATGCTGTGAAGTTACTACTAGAGTTCTCTAGTGATGAAGCTTGCTGCACTAGAATTGCTTCAGAGAAGGGTGCATTAGTTCTTCTGTCGAGCATGGCTGGAAATCTAGAGCATCCTGCTTTAGCCAATGTGGCTGAGCAGGTACTGACGCGAATAGAGGTTGCTGAGGATAGTGTTCAGAATTTAGCAGCTGCAGGAAGATTTGAACCCTTGCTCAGTAGATTGCGTGGAG GACCTGATGATATTAAAATAGAGATGGCTTCCATTATTGGGAGAATGACCTTGACGAATAACAGTAAAGAACAAATTGCCCAGCAATGTGCTCAAACACTAGTTGAGTTGTTATCTAAGCCAGAGGGAAGAACGCCAAGCTTGCTAGCGTTAAATAACCTGTCAGGGTTGGATGACAATGCAACCATTCTTGTCGAATCTGCTGTTCTTCCTGCATTAGTATCTATTCTCTTACAAAACCAAGGTGCTTTACAAGAATGGAAAGAATTTGCTGCATCGATAATTGCAAACATAGTATCAAAACCTGGCCACTGGGAATTAGCTTCAATTGATAACAAAGGGAACTCAATGCAGTCAGAATCAGTAGTTTTTAGTCTTGTTGTCCTTCTTTTAGTTACATCTCCCCAATGTCAAGCATCTATTCTCCGCATCCTATATGGAATGGCTAGCTCACCACAAGCTGCAG AGTCAGTAGCCATGCATATAAAAAGTTCTGAAGATGGCATCAatacaatctttcattttcttgAATACCCAGATGTTGAACACAGAATTTATGCTTTTAAGCTTACAAGAATACTCACAGAAAGGTTTGCTCAGGATTTAGCTCATGAGGTAAAACATTCTGGCAAGCTTCTCCtatttaaagagaaattactaGACAATCAGTCAACAGAAAGTGAGAAATCTGATGCTGCATGTGTACTTGCCAATCTTCCACTCTCTGAAGATGAGGTAAAGACAGTCCTGGAGGCAAGCTTTGTTAAATGGATAGTAATGAATCTTAAAAAGCAGCAATGCATATCCAACGGGAGAACATCCCAGCCCACATCAAGCATGGAAGAAGGACTTCTAGGCCTATTACTCCACTTTACGAGGAGCCTTGATCAAGAGACTATTAGTGTGGTCAAGGAGCATCAACTGATGACCATTTTCTGTGAGCAGCTCAGTTTTCCTGCAAAACCTAGAGTGAAACAGCTTGCTGCTGTTGGATTGATGAACTTGTCTGAAGCTGGAAGGATGCTTGCAGCTCCAGACTCAGAACCACCAGCTCCCAAAGGATTTTGTGCTTCTTTGATATTCATGTGCAGGAGGGCCTCTCCTGAACCTTCCAATTGTCCCATTCACAACGCTCCTTGTGAATACAATAGTCAACTCTGCTTACTAAAATCCAATTGTATCAGACCTTTGGTAGATCTTCTTCATGATGAGGATGCCAATGTTCAAATTGCTGCAATTGAGGCACTTTCAACTCTTGTGTTAGATACTTCTCGTGGTTACAAAAGAGCTGTGGATGAGCTTGAAAAGCAGGATGTTATTGCAGCTGTTATAGAACTTTTTACAGAAATTCGTCCTGGGGTACTCCAAGAGAGGGCTCTTTGGATGATAGAGAGGGCATTGAGAGTGGATAGCCCTGCTCATAGGCACTCACTCAATCAGTCACTGGTTAGGGCTCTGGTAGAAGCCTTAAAGCATGGAACTGCTAATGCAAAGAGACACGCTCAGGATGCTCTTACCAACCTAAAGGAGATATCAGGAGTAAGCGCAAAAGCCTCTAGTCAATCTCGGCCACAGAGGTAG
- the LOC108489257 gene encoding zinc finger CCCH domain-containing protein 66-like isoform X2 has product MEGESRKEDEVPQKFSVLLELSASNDLIGFKIAVEEGGHDMDEAGLWYGRRLGSKKMGFEERTPLLIASLFGSQDVVNYIVERGRVDVNRACGSDGATALHCAAAGGSFYSPEIVKILLDASADIDSLDANGNRPGDLIAPACNSAFGLRKKRLESLLKGSDCVGEIEGLPAQLGNEMGGLEEQEGSMPRVSKDGTEKKEYPVDLTLPDIKNGIYGTDEFRMYSFKVKPCSRAYSHDWTECPFVHPGENARRRDPRKYHYSCVPCPEFRKGSCRQGDNCEYAHGIFECWLHPAQYRTRLCKDETNCTRRVCFFAHKPEELRPLYASTGSAVPSPRSYSAAGSPLDMGSMSPLALGSPSVMIPPTSTPPLTPTGASSPMGGSMWPNQSNIIPPTLQLPGSRLKTTLSARDMDLDMELLGLECRRRRQQQQQLIDEISGLSSPTSWNNSTAFSAAGDRTGELNRFGGVKPTNLDDIFGSLDPSIMPQIQGLSLDAAASQLQSPTGVHTRQNINQQLRASYPTNLPSSPVRASSSFGIDPSGPSAAAVLSSRSSAFAKRSQSFIERTAVNRHSGLSSPASSASAMPSNLSDWGSPDGKLDWGIQGEELNKLRKSASFGFRSSGSNLGNAPRSISSTTDEPDVSWVQSLVVDPPSAGQLSFEEEQCHRNPGGAELLPAWVEQLYMDQKQMVA; this is encoded by the coding sequence ATGGAGGGTGAGTCTCGTAAAGAAGATGAGGTTCCTCAAAAGTTCTCGGTTTTGCTGGAGTTGTCGGCTTCAAATGATTTGATTGGCTTTAAAATTGCTGTTGAAGAAGGGGGTCATGATATGGATGAGGCAGGCTTGTGGTATGGAAGGCGATTGGGTTCGAAGAAGATGGGGTTTGAAGAAAGGACACCCCTTTTGATTGCTTCCTTGTTCGGGAGCCAGGATGTGGTGAATTATATTGTTGAAAGGGGCCGTGTTGATGTTAACAGGGCTTGTGGTTCCGATGGGGCCACCGCTCTCCACTGTGCTGCTGCTGGTGGCTCTTTTTATTCGCCTGAAATTGTCAAAATCTTGCTTGATGCTTCTGCTGATATCGATTCTCTCGATGCTAATGGAAACCGGCCTGGTGATTTGATTGCTCCGGCTTGTAACTCGGCTTTTGGCTTGAGGAAGAAGAGGTTGGAGTCTTTGCTGAAAGGAAGTGACTGTGTTGGGGAGATAGAGGGCTTGCCTGCTCAGTTAGGAAATGAAATGGGAGGGCTAGAGGAACAAGAGGGTTCCATGCCCCGGGTTTCGAAAGATGGAACTGAGAAGAAAGAGTATCCCGTTGATCTTACTCTTCCGGATATTAAGAACGGGATATACGGCACTGATGAGTTTAGGATGTATAGTTTCAAGGTCAAGCCTTGTTCAAGGGCTTACTCTCACGATTGGACTGAGTGCCCCTTTGTTCATCCTGGGGAAAATGCTAGGAGGCGTGATCCTAGGAAATATCATTATAGCTGTGTACCTTGCCCTGAATTTCGTAAGGGATCATGCAGGCAAGGTGATAACTGTGAGTATGCACATGGTATTTTTGAGTGCTGGCTTCATCCTGCCCAGTATCGAACCCGTTTATGCAAGGATGAGACTAATTGTACCAGGAGAGTTTGTTTCTTTGCTCACAAGCCTGAGGAGCTTCGTCCCTTGTATGCTTCAACCGGCTCAGCAGTGCCTTCCCCGAGATCTTATTCGGCTGCTGGTTCCCCCTTAGACATGGGTTCCATGAGCCCGCTTGCTCTTGGCTCCCCATCTGTTATGATACCTCCGACATCAACACCGCCCTTGACCCCTACTGGTGCTTCTTCTCCTATGGGTGGTTCGATGTGGCCAAATCAGTCTAACATCATACCTCCTACCTTGCAGCTTCCTGGTAGTAGGTTGAAAACTACACTTAGTGCTCGGGATATGGATTTAGACATGGAACTACTGGGGCTGGAATGTCGTCGCCGCCGCCAGCAGCAGCAACAGTTAATTGATGAGATATCTGGCCTTTCCTCCCCAACCAGCTGGAACAATTCTACAGCATTTTCTGCCGCTGGTGACCGAACTGGTGAACTAAATAGATTTGGAGGGGTGAAGCCAACTAACCTCGATGATATTTTTGGATCTCTTGATCCTAGTATTATGCCACAAATACAAGGACTTTCGCTTGATGCTGCAGCATCTCAGCTGCAATCTCCCACTGGAGTTCATACGCGCCAGAATATTAACCAGCAGCTCAGGGCTAGCTATCCGACCAACCTACCATCCTCTCCGGTGAGGGCATCTTCATCCTTTGGGATCGATCCATCTGGGCCGTCTGCGGCTGCAGTTTTAAGTTCAAGGTCATCTGCCTTTGCAAAGCGTAGCCAGAGCTTTATCGAGCGTACTGCTGTAAATCGTCATTCAGGGCTGTCTTCGCCAGCTTCTTCTGCAAGTGCAATGCCTTCCAACCTGTCAGACTGGGGTTCCCCTGATGGCAAACTAGACTGGGGCATACAGGGAGAAGAGCTAAACAAACTAAGAAAATCTGCTTCCTTCGGGTTCCGAAGCAGTGGCAGCAATTTGGGAAATGCGCCTCGTTCTATATCATCAACTACAGATGAGCCTGATGTGTCATGGGTCCAGTCTCTGGTGGTGGACCCTCCTTCTGCCGGGCAGTTAAGTTTTGAGGAGGAGCAGTGTCATCGTAACCCTGGGGGCGCGGAGCTGCTTCCTGCTTGGGTGGAGCAATTGTACATGGACCAGAAACAGATGGTGGCCTAA
- the LOC108487590 gene encoding gibberellin 2-beta-dioxygenase 6: MSNLESYPPVFRQLKASTPPQLAELNNNSNSMGDTTQASSSVDIPLVDLECLSLEKLGEVCKEWGIFRLVNHGIPPSLLSKLEEHVKRVLSLSFESKQALLTNPLSYFWGTPLLTPTGDALRGALNINWLEGINVPLCHLQQFESGDPKLHDFRHYLEEYGRHLSRIATTLFEAMVKNLNLGPKQSESSLDESTGFIRVYRYPSGSLADETWGMMEHTDSSVLSIVNQDQVGGLEFLKDNEWLLVNPISGTLVVNIGDMLQAISDDQYMSVKHRVRTNKLAERFSICYFVFPAKGSVICSSKYKPFTYTDFQQQVQHDTKTLGYKVGLQRFKLNAAV, encoded by the exons ATGAGCAACCTTGAATCTTACCCTCCAGTCTTTCGCCAGCTCAAGGCTTCTACTCCTCCCCAGCTAGCTGAACTCAACAACAACAGCAACTCCATGGGGGACACTACCCAAGCTTCATCATCAGTTGATATTCCTCTAGTGGATCTTGAATGTCTTAGCCTGGAAAAGCTTGGAGAGGTTTGTAAAGAATGGGGTATTTTCCGTTTGGTCAATCATGGGATTCCTCCCAGCCTTTTGAGCAAACTCGAGGAACATGTGAAGAGGGTGTTGTCTCTATCCTTCGAGTCCAAGCAAGCCCTACTCACTAACCCTTTGTCTTACTTTTGGGGCACCCCCCTCTTGACCCCAACTGGGGATGCCCTAAGGGGTGCCTTGAATATCAATTGGTTGGAAGGCATAAATGTTCCACTCTGTCACCTCCAACAGTTTGAATCCGGAGATCCTAAGCTTCATGATTTCAG GCATTATCTGGAAGAATATGGAAGACACCTTTCGAGAATCGCCACAACCTTGTTCGAAGCAATGGTGAAGAATCTGAATCTGGGTCCTAAACAATCCGAGTCTAGCTTAGATGAATCCACTGGATTCATACGTGTTTACCGATACCCATCAGGGTCCTTGGCTGATGAGACTTGGGGCATGATGGAACACACTGATAGCTCCGTGCTTTCCATAGTGAACCAAGACCAAGTTGGGGGACTGGAATTTCTCAAGGACAATGAATGGCTACTGGTTAACCCAATTTCAGGCACCCTTGTTGTCAATATTGGTGACATGCTGCAG GCTATAAGCGACGACCAATACATGAGTGTGAAACATAGAGTGAGAACGAACAAGCTGGCGGAGCGGTTCTCCATATGCTACTTTGTGTTCCCAGCAAAAGGCAGTGTGATCTGTAGTTCTAAATACAAACCTTTTACTTATACCGATTTCCAACAGCAAGTGCAACATGACACCAAGACTCTAGGTTATAAAGTTGGTCTCCAAAGATTCAAGCTTAATGCAgctgtttaa
- the LOC108489257 gene encoding zinc finger CCCH domain-containing protein 66-like isoform X1, protein MCSGPKRKPTQTCLTMEGESRKEDEVPQKFSVLLELSASNDLIGFKIAVEEGGHDMDEAGLWYGRRLGSKKMGFEERTPLLIASLFGSQDVVNYIVERGRVDVNRACGSDGATALHCAAAGGSFYSPEIVKILLDASADIDSLDANGNRPGDLIAPACNSAFGLRKKRLESLLKGSDCVGEIEGLPAQLGNEMGGLEEQEGSMPRVSKDGTEKKEYPVDLTLPDIKNGIYGTDEFRMYSFKVKPCSRAYSHDWTECPFVHPGENARRRDPRKYHYSCVPCPEFRKGSCRQGDNCEYAHGIFECWLHPAQYRTRLCKDETNCTRRVCFFAHKPEELRPLYASTGSAVPSPRSYSAAGSPLDMGSMSPLALGSPSVMIPPTSTPPLTPTGASSPMGGSMWPNQSNIIPPTLQLPGSRLKTTLSARDMDLDMELLGLECRRRRQQQQQLIDEISGLSSPTSWNNSTAFSAAGDRTGELNRFGGVKPTNLDDIFGSLDPSIMPQIQGLSLDAAASQLQSPTGVHTRQNINQQLRASYPTNLPSSPVRASSSFGIDPSGPSAAAVLSSRSSAFAKRSQSFIERTAVNRHSGLSSPASSASAMPSNLSDWGSPDGKLDWGIQGEELNKLRKSASFGFRSSGSNLGNAPRSISSTTDEPDVSWVQSLVVDPPSAGQLSFEEEQCHRNPGGAELLPAWVEQLYMDQKQMVA, encoded by the coding sequence ATGTGCAGTGGTCCGAAGAGGAAGCCAACTCAAACTTGTTTAACGATGGAGGGTGAGTCTCGTAAAGAAGATGAGGTTCCTCAAAAGTTCTCGGTTTTGCTGGAGTTGTCGGCTTCAAATGATTTGATTGGCTTTAAAATTGCTGTTGAAGAAGGGGGTCATGATATGGATGAGGCAGGCTTGTGGTATGGAAGGCGATTGGGTTCGAAGAAGATGGGGTTTGAAGAAAGGACACCCCTTTTGATTGCTTCCTTGTTCGGGAGCCAGGATGTGGTGAATTATATTGTTGAAAGGGGCCGTGTTGATGTTAACAGGGCTTGTGGTTCCGATGGGGCCACCGCTCTCCACTGTGCTGCTGCTGGTGGCTCTTTTTATTCGCCTGAAATTGTCAAAATCTTGCTTGATGCTTCTGCTGATATCGATTCTCTCGATGCTAATGGAAACCGGCCTGGTGATTTGATTGCTCCGGCTTGTAACTCGGCTTTTGGCTTGAGGAAGAAGAGGTTGGAGTCTTTGCTGAAAGGAAGTGACTGTGTTGGGGAGATAGAGGGCTTGCCTGCTCAGTTAGGAAATGAAATGGGAGGGCTAGAGGAACAAGAGGGTTCCATGCCCCGGGTTTCGAAAGATGGAACTGAGAAGAAAGAGTATCCCGTTGATCTTACTCTTCCGGATATTAAGAACGGGATATACGGCACTGATGAGTTTAGGATGTATAGTTTCAAGGTCAAGCCTTGTTCAAGGGCTTACTCTCACGATTGGACTGAGTGCCCCTTTGTTCATCCTGGGGAAAATGCTAGGAGGCGTGATCCTAGGAAATATCATTATAGCTGTGTACCTTGCCCTGAATTTCGTAAGGGATCATGCAGGCAAGGTGATAACTGTGAGTATGCACATGGTATTTTTGAGTGCTGGCTTCATCCTGCCCAGTATCGAACCCGTTTATGCAAGGATGAGACTAATTGTACCAGGAGAGTTTGTTTCTTTGCTCACAAGCCTGAGGAGCTTCGTCCCTTGTATGCTTCAACCGGCTCAGCAGTGCCTTCCCCGAGATCTTATTCGGCTGCTGGTTCCCCCTTAGACATGGGTTCCATGAGCCCGCTTGCTCTTGGCTCCCCATCTGTTATGATACCTCCGACATCAACACCGCCCTTGACCCCTACTGGTGCTTCTTCTCCTATGGGTGGTTCGATGTGGCCAAATCAGTCTAACATCATACCTCCTACCTTGCAGCTTCCTGGTAGTAGGTTGAAAACTACACTTAGTGCTCGGGATATGGATTTAGACATGGAACTACTGGGGCTGGAATGTCGTCGCCGCCGCCAGCAGCAGCAACAGTTAATTGATGAGATATCTGGCCTTTCCTCCCCAACCAGCTGGAACAATTCTACAGCATTTTCTGCCGCTGGTGACCGAACTGGTGAACTAAATAGATTTGGAGGGGTGAAGCCAACTAACCTCGATGATATTTTTGGATCTCTTGATCCTAGTATTATGCCACAAATACAAGGACTTTCGCTTGATGCTGCAGCATCTCAGCTGCAATCTCCCACTGGAGTTCATACGCGCCAGAATATTAACCAGCAGCTCAGGGCTAGCTATCCGACCAACCTACCATCCTCTCCGGTGAGGGCATCTTCATCCTTTGGGATCGATCCATCTGGGCCGTCTGCGGCTGCAGTTTTAAGTTCAAGGTCATCTGCCTTTGCAAAGCGTAGCCAGAGCTTTATCGAGCGTACTGCTGTAAATCGTCATTCAGGGCTGTCTTCGCCAGCTTCTTCTGCAAGTGCAATGCCTTCCAACCTGTCAGACTGGGGTTCCCCTGATGGCAAACTAGACTGGGGCATACAGGGAGAAGAGCTAAACAAACTAAGAAAATCTGCTTCCTTCGGGTTCCGAAGCAGTGGCAGCAATTTGGGAAATGCGCCTCGTTCTATATCATCAACTACAGATGAGCCTGATGTGTCATGGGTCCAGTCTCTGGTGGTGGACCCTCCTTCTGCCGGGCAGTTAAGTTTTGAGGAGGAGCAGTGTCATCGTAACCCTGGGGGCGCGGAGCTGCTTCCTGCTTGGGTGGAGCAATTGTACATGGACCAGAAACAGATGGTGGCCTAA
- the LOC108489259 gene encoding uncharacterized protein LOC108489259: MKLLSSSPSVSSSTSSAVSFDPKICSPKSATGGCLSGILRRILCSRTLPTHPSDHITESNSVASCNKPQQFSDASKVTPGIVARLMGLDSLPETTLLNTQFPPNSIARSRSMNSADYKQDTVSIHGKHKRVNSTLSFRDMPTYFELENEEFFVLSFEKGSERKELRSKQRKCKGCGGELKQRKEAKENMVEKVAGKKNKDKDEQASKRVLNVLDEEKLNRRIVEKPNQEIAKCREVNDLCLEKPSVAKKGLESSKCLEKKGSVPDAAKPRKKKKKLQHPGAQNVEPECSSEDSSPVSVLVFDQFIIDHDVPTSEEDSKVAEGSNPRRKLSPDLENYGCKTPCNDGNLTEDDPRENSTQVKNFEWRKKDCHGEKNLEGWDSICRVIEAEVGKASWLCSNNEQLEDITTDFGSKILDQLLDELVIQLHGIIP, from the exons ATGAAGTTGTTATCTTCTTCTCCTTCCGTTTCTTCTTCTACTTCTTCGGCTGTCTCTTTTGATCCCAAAATTTGTTCTCCAAAAAGTGCAACTGGTGGTTGCCTTTCAGGGATCTTACGTCGAATTCTTTGTTCCAGGACTCTCCCAACACACCCTTCCGATCACATTACTGAGTCTAATTCAGTAGCCAGTTGTAACAAACCACAACAGTTCAGTGATGCTTCCAAGGTCACTCCTGGGATTGTTGCTAGGCTGATGGGGTTGGATTCCTTGCCTGAAACCACCTTGCTTAACACTCAATTCCCTCCCAATTCAATTGCAAGAAGCCGGTCCATGAATTCAGCTGATTATAAGCAAGATACTGTTTCCATCCATGGAAAGCATAAACGAGTCAACTCTACACTGTCTTTCCGAGACATGCCTACTTACTTTGAGCTAGAAAATGAAGAATTTTTCGTGCTCAGCTTTGAGAAGGGAAGCGAAAGGAAAGAGCTGAGATCCAAACAAAGGAAATGTAAAGGATGCGGTGGAGAATTGAAGCAAAGAAAAGAAGCCAAGGAAAATATGGTGGAGAAAGTTGCTGGGAAAAAGAACAAGGACAAGGACGAGCAAGCTAGCAAAAGGGTTTTGAATGTGTTGGATGAAGAGAAGCTGAACAGGAGAATTGTTGAGAAGCCTAATCAGGAAATAGCCAAATGCAGGGAAGTTAATGATTTGTGCTTGGAGAAACCAAGTGTTGCCAAAAAGGGTCTGGAGAGCTCTAAATGTTTGGAGAAGAAAGGATCAGTTCCTGATGCAGCAAAACcgaggaagaaaaagaagaaattacaACATCCCGGGGCTCAAAATGTAGAGCCTGAATGCAGCTCAGAAGATTCGAGCCCTGTTTCTGTTCTTGTTTTTGATCAATTCATCATTGACCATGATGTTCCTACATCAG AGGAAGATTCAAAAGTAGCAGAAGGGTCAAACCCAAGAAGGAAATTATCTCCAGACCTGGAAAATTATGGATGCAAAACTCCTTGTAATGATGGTAATTTGACGGAAGATGATCCAAGGGAAAACAGCACTCAAGTAAAAAACTTTGAATGGAGGAAAAAAGATTGCCACGGTGAGAAAAACTTGGAAGGTTGGGATTCAATTTGCAGGGTGATTGAAGCTGAGGTAGGTAAAGCAAGTTGGTTATGCTCTAACAATGAACAACTTGAAGATATTACTACAGATTTTGGATCAAAAATTTTGGACCAATTGTTAGATGAGCTTGTAATTCAACTTCATGGAATTATCCCATGA